In a genomic window of Penaeus vannamei isolate JL-2024 chromosome 38, ASM4276789v1, whole genome shotgun sequence:
- the LOC138859743 gene encoding uncharacterized protein DDB_G0291143-like → MGRRRGTRTRLKQGQEQELKDKNKNLNKDKNMNEHFNKDKNMNEHFNKDKNENLNKDKNKNLNKDRNKNLNKDRNMNEHFNKNKNENSSFNKDKNENEHFNKNKNKNKRLNKNENKSLNKDKNKRLDKDRNESEV, encoded by the coding sequence gacaagaacaagacttaaacaaggacaagaacaagaacttaaggacaagaacaagaacttAAACAAGGACAAGAACATGAACGAACATTTTAACAAGGACAAGAACATGAACGAACATTTTAACAAGGACAAGAACGAGAACTtaaacaaggacaagaacaagaacttAAACAAGGACAGGAATAAGAACTTAAATAAGGACAGGAACATGAACGAACAttttaacaagaacaagaacgagaacagCAGTTTTAACAAGGACAAAAACGAGAACGAACAttttaacaagaacaagaacaagaacaagcgtcttaacaagaacgagaacaagagtcttaacaaggacaagaacaagcGTCTTGACAAGGACAGGAACGAGAGCGAG